Proteins encoded together in one Stutzerimonas stutzeri window:
- a CDS encoding LysR substrate-binding domain-containing protein, translated as MNRWEGLDEFVAVVECGSFMRAAERLRVSSSHVSRQIARLEERLQARLLYRTTRRVSLTEAGHTFFARCQRLIEERDDAFLAISDLHSAPTGLLRMTAAVAYGERFIVPLVNEFMARHPQLRVDIELSNRTLDLVQEGYDLAIRLGKLGESRLVATRIAPRAMYLCAAPGYLERYGRPHTLSELARHNCLIGTSDVWSFQSDGREQHFKPSGNWRCNSGQAVLDAALRGFGLCQLPDYYVLEPLRRGELVSLLEANQPPDTAVWAVYPQRRYPLPKVRLLVEALKVGLAARPEYRGGQS; from the coding sequence ATGAACCGCTGGGAAGGGCTCGACGAATTCGTCGCGGTTGTGGAATGCGGCAGTTTCATGCGCGCCGCCGAACGTCTGCGGGTGTCGTCCTCCCATGTCAGCCGCCAGATCGCCCGTCTGGAAGAGCGCCTGCAGGCCCGCCTGCTCTACCGCACCACTCGCCGCGTGTCGCTGACCGAAGCCGGTCATACTTTTTTCGCGCGCTGCCAGCGCTTGATCGAAGAGCGCGACGATGCCTTCCTCGCCATCAGCGACCTGCACAGTGCCCCCACCGGACTGCTGCGCATGACCGCCGCGGTGGCCTACGGCGAGCGCTTCATCGTGCCGCTGGTGAATGAATTCATGGCGCGGCATCCACAGCTGCGCGTCGACATCGAACTGTCCAACCGCACACTCGATCTGGTGCAGGAAGGCTATGACCTGGCGATCCGTCTCGGCAAACTCGGCGAGTCCCGCCTGGTGGCCACGCGGATCGCGCCGCGAGCCATGTACCTGTGCGCCGCACCGGGCTATCTGGAGCGCTACGGTCGGCCGCATACGCTCTCAGAACTGGCACGGCACAACTGCCTGATCGGCACCAGCGACGTCTGGTCGTTCCAGTCCGACGGGCGCGAGCAGCACTTCAAGCCCAGCGGCAACTGGCGCTGCAATAGCGGCCAGGCGGTGCTGGATGCCGCATTACGTGGCTTCGGCCTGTGCCAGTTGCCGGACTACTACGTGCTCGAACCGCTGCGCCGGGGTGAGCTGGTCTCGCTGCTCGAGGCCAACCAGCCTCCGGACACCGCCGTGTGGGCGGTGTATCCGCAGCGGCGCTACCCGCTGCCCAAGGTCAGGTTGCTCGTCGAGGCGCTCAAGGTCGGTCTCGCCGCGCGCCCGGAGTACCGCGGCGGGCAAAGCTGA
- the eno gene encoding phosphopyruvate hydratase translates to MAKIVDIKGREVLDSRGNPTVEADVILDNGIIGSACAPSGASTGSREALELRDGDKSRYLGKGVLKAVGNVNGPIRDLLLGKDPADQKALDQAMIELDGTENKAKLGANAILAVSLAAAKAAAQAKGVPLYAHIADLNGTPGQYSMPVPMMNIINGGEHADNNVDIQEFMVQPVGAKTFADALRMGAEIFHHLKAVLKGRGLNTAVGDEGGFAPNLASNEDALGAIAEAVEKAGYKLGTDVTLALDCASSEFYKDGKYDLAGEGKVFDAEGFADYLAGLTQRYPIISIEDGMDEADWAGWKALTDKIGEKVQLVGDDLFVTNTKILKEGIEKGIGNSILIKFNQIGSLTETLEAIQMAKAAGYTAVISHRSGETEDSTIADLAVGTAAGQIKTGSLCRSDRVSKYNQLLRIEEQLAGKAPYKGRAEFRG, encoded by the coding sequence ATGGCAAAGATCGTCGACATCAAGGGGCGTGAAGTTCTCGACTCCCGCGGCAACCCCACCGTGGAAGCCGATGTGATCCTCGATAACGGCATCATCGGCAGCGCCTGCGCGCCGTCCGGTGCATCCACCGGCTCCCGCGAGGCTCTGGAACTGCGCGATGGCGACAAGAGCCGTTACCTGGGCAAGGGCGTGCTGAAGGCCGTGGGCAACGTCAACGGGCCGATTCGCGATCTGCTGCTGGGCAAGGATCCGGCCGATCAGAAGGCTCTGGATCAGGCGATGATCGAGCTCGACGGTACCGAGAACAAGGCCAAGCTGGGCGCCAACGCCATCCTCGCCGTGTCCCTGGCTGCCGCCAAGGCAGCTGCCCAGGCCAAGGGTGTGCCGCTCTACGCGCACATCGCCGACCTCAACGGCACTCCCGGCCAGTACTCGATGCCGGTGCCGATGATGAACATCATCAATGGCGGCGAGCACGCGGACAACAACGTCGACATCCAGGAATTCATGGTTCAGCCGGTTGGCGCCAAGACGTTCGCCGACGCGCTGCGCATGGGCGCCGAGATCTTCCATCACCTGAAAGCCGTGCTGAAGGGGCGTGGCCTGAACACTGCCGTGGGCGACGAAGGTGGCTTCGCGCCGAACCTCGCTTCCAACGAGGATGCGCTGGGTGCCATCGCCGAGGCGGTCGAGAAGGCAGGCTACAAGCTGGGCACCGACGTTACCCTGGCGCTGGACTGCGCTTCCAGCGAGTTCTACAAGGACGGCAAGTACGACCTGGCCGGTGAGGGCAAGGTGTTCGACGCCGAGGGCTTCGCCGATTACCTGGCGGGCCTGACCCAGCGCTACCCGATCATCTCCATCGAAGACGGCATGGACGAAGCCGATTGGGCTGGCTGGAAGGCGCTGACCGACAAGATCGGCGAAAAGGTCCAGCTGGTCGGTGACGATCTGTTCGTGACCAATACCAAGATCCTCAAGGAAGGCATCGAGAAGGGCATCGGCAATTCGATCCTGATCAAGTTCAACCAGATCGGCTCGCTGACCGAAACCCTGGAGGCCATCCAGATGGCCAAGGCGGCCGGCTATACCGCGGTGATCTCGCACCGTTCCGGTGAGACCGAAGACAGCACCATCGCTGACCTGGCCGTAGGCACTGCCGCTGGTCAGATCAAGACCGGTTCGCTGTGCCGCTCCGACCGCGTGTCGAAGTACAACCAGCTGCTGCGTATCGAAGAGCAGCTGGCAGGCAAGGCGCCATACAAGGGGCGCGCCGAATTCCGCGGCTGA
- the ftsB gene encoding cell division protein FtsB yields MRRPYWLFVVLLLLLGGLQYRLWVGEGSLAQVNSLNKQIADQQGENERLLERNRILEAEVLELKQGMETVEERARQELGMVKEGETLYQLIE; encoded by the coding sequence ATGCGTCGCCCCTACTGGTTGTTCGTCGTCCTGCTGCTGCTTCTTGGCGGGCTGCAGTACCGTCTTTGGGTAGGCGAGGGCAGCTTGGCGCAGGTCAACAGCCTGAACAAGCAGATCGCCGATCAGCAGGGTGAAAACGAGCGGTTGCTGGAGCGCAATCGAATCCTGGAAGCCGAAGTGCTGGAGCTCAAGCAGGGCATGGAGACCGTTGAGGAGCGCGCCCGTCAGGAGCTCGGCATGGTCAAAGAGGGTGAAACCCTCTACCAGCTTATCGAATGA
- a CDS encoding HPF/RaiA family ribosome-associated protein — MQVLVNSNHSISVTADLEERIKATVETELDRFDDHLTRVEVHLNDENSNKSGPHDKRCQMEARVKGHDPISATHKAETLDLAINGAAEKLNHALSHALDKLNRH; from the coding sequence ATGCAGGTTCTGGTGAACAGCAACCACAGCATCAGCGTTACCGCCGATCTCGAAGAGCGAATCAAGGCGACGGTGGAGACCGAGCTGGACCGCTTCGACGATCATCTGACCCGCGTCGAAGTCCATCTCAACGACGAGAACAGCAACAAGAGCGGACCGCATGACAAACGCTGCCAGATGGAGGCGCGCGTCAAGGGCCACGACCCGATTTCCGCCACGCACAAGGCCGAAACCCTGGACCTCGCCATCAACGGCGCCGCGGAGAAACTGAACCACGCGCTCAGTCACGCCCTGGACAAGCTCAACCGCCACTGA
- the fghA gene encoding S-formylglutathione hydrolase has protein sequence MTLEIVSSNKSFGGWHKRYRHRSNALNCDMVFAVFLPPQAEQGDKLPVLYWLSGLTCTDENFMQKAGALRMAAELGLIIVAPDTSPRGPGVPDDADGAWDFGLGAGFYLNATQEPWAQHYRMYDYVVEELPALVEANFPVSDRRGISGHSMGGHGALICALKNPGRYRSVSAFAPISNPINCPWGEKAFSRYLGADRSRWREWDACALLAEASERLPLLVDQGDRDDFMDGQLKPQALRAAADAVGHPLTLRIQPGYDHSYYFIASFIDDHLRHHADALTA, from the coding sequence ATGACCCTTGAAATCGTTTCCAGCAACAAGAGCTTCGGTGGCTGGCACAAGCGCTACCGCCACCGCTCCAACGCCCTGAACTGCGACATGGTATTTGCCGTGTTCCTGCCGCCGCAGGCCGAGCAGGGTGACAAACTGCCGGTGCTGTACTGGCTGTCCGGCTTGACCTGCACCGACGAAAATTTCATGCAGAAGGCCGGAGCGCTACGCATGGCGGCCGAGCTCGGTCTGATCATCGTCGCGCCGGACACCAGCCCGCGTGGCCCAGGCGTGCCGGATGACGCCGACGGCGCCTGGGATTTCGGCCTGGGCGCGGGCTTTTATCTCAATGCGACGCAAGAGCCCTGGGCCCAGCACTACCGGATGTACGACTACGTCGTCGAGGAACTGCCGGCACTGGTCGAGGCCAACTTCCCGGTCTCCGACCGCCGCGGCATCAGCGGGCACTCCATGGGCGGACACGGGGCGCTCATCTGCGCGCTGAAAAATCCTGGCCGCTATCGCTCGGTATCGGCCTTTGCGCCCATCAGCAACCCGATCAACTGTCCCTGGGGAGAAAAGGCGTTCAGCCGCTATCTGGGCGCGGACCGTTCGCGCTGGCGGGAGTGGGATGCCTGCGCGCTGCTCGCCGAAGCCAGCGAGCGGCTACCGCTGCTGGTGGACCAGGGCGACCGCGATGACTTCATGGACGGCCAGCTCAAGCCGCAAGCGCTGCGTGCCGCTGCGGACGCTGTCGGGCACCCGCTGACGCTGCGCATCCAGCCGGGCTACGACCACAGCTACTACTTCATTGCCAGCTTTATCGATGATCACCTGCGCCATCATGCCGACGCGTTGACGGCGTAG
- the ispD gene encoding 2-C-methyl-D-erythritol 4-phosphate cytidylyltransferase: MSQPAFWVVIPAAGVGSRMRADRPKQYLQVAGRCIIEHTLDCFLDHPTLAGLVVCVAADDPYWPGLPCASDPRIQRAPGGRERCDSVLSGLQRLGLMGAADQDWVLVHDAARPNLAREDLDKLLHELAADPVGGLLAVPARDTLKRADADGRVAETVDRSVIWQAFTPQMFRLGMLRDALGAALGDGVPVTDEASAIEWAGYSPKLVEGRADNLKVTRPEDLRWLAQCWNTGRQ; encoded by the coding sequence ATGAGCCAGCCTGCATTCTGGGTGGTGATTCCGGCAGCCGGCGTTGGCAGCCGGATGCGCGCCGATCGCCCCAAGCAGTACCTGCAGGTAGCCGGGCGCTGCATCATCGAACACACCCTCGATTGTTTCCTCGACCATCCGACACTCGCCGGATTGGTGGTCTGTGTCGCGGCCGACGATCCGTACTGGCCGGGTCTCCCCTGCGCCAGTGACCCACGCATCCAGCGCGCGCCTGGTGGTCGTGAGCGGTGCGATTCCGTGCTCAGCGGCCTGCAGCGTCTCGGCCTGATGGGCGCTGCTGACCAGGACTGGGTGCTGGTGCACGACGCCGCTCGGCCTAACCTCGCCCGGGAGGACTTGGACAAGCTCTTGCACGAGCTGGCGGCGGACCCGGTCGGTGGGCTGCTCGCAGTACCTGCGCGGGATACGCTCAAGCGTGCGGACGCGGACGGACGCGTCGCGGAAACCGTGGATCGCAGCGTTATCTGGCAAGCTTTCACACCGCAGATGTTCCGCCTCGGAATGCTGCGCGACGCGCTGGGCGCGGCGCTTGGCGATGGCGTGCCGGTTACCGATGAGGCGTCCGCCATCGAGTGGGCGGGGTATTCGCCGAAGCTGGTGGAGGGGAGAGCGGATAACCTCAAGGTAACCCGCCCCGAAGATCTGCGCTGGCTCGCGCAGTGCTGGAATACCGGTCGTCAGTGA
- a CDS encoding CTP synthase has protein sequence MTRYIFVTGGVVSSLGKGIASASLAAILEARGLKVTMLKLDPYINVDPGTMSPFQHGEVFVTHDGAETDLDLGHYERFIRTRMTQNNNFTTGRVYEDVLRRERRGDYLGATIQVIPHITDEIKRRIIKGAGDADVALVEVGGTVGDIESQPFLEAIRQLRVEVGAKRAMLMHLTLVPYIATAGETKTKPTQHSVKELRSIGLQPDVLVCRSDRAIDVSSRRKIALFTNVEERAVISLPDADTIYKIPGILHAQGLDDYVVERFGLECRGADLSEWDRVVDAKLHPEKEVNIAMVGKYMELLDAYKSLIEAMSHAGIQSRTKVNLRYIDSEDIENQGTGLLEGVDAILVPGGFGLRGVEGKIATVRYARENKIPYLGICLGMQVAVIEFARDVLGWSDANSTEFDKDSSHPVVGLITEWEDASGAVETRSDNSDLGGTMRLGAQECGLEPGSKVFECYGKERIVERHRHRYEVNNNLLPQLQAAGLKITGRSGDGALVEVVEAPDHPWFVACQFHPEFTSTPRDGHPLFSGFVNAALEYKAKKA, from the coding sequence ATGACGCGCTACATCTTCGTCACGGGTGGTGTTGTTTCTTCATTGGGGAAAGGCATCGCCTCGGCTTCATTGGCGGCCATCCTGGAGGCGCGGGGCCTGAAGGTCACGATGCTCAAACTGGACCCTTACATCAACGTCGATCCGGGCACCATGAGCCCGTTCCAGCACGGTGAGGTGTTCGTCACCCATGACGGCGCCGAGACCGACCTCGATCTGGGGCACTACGAGCGGTTCATCCGCACCCGCATGACCCAGAACAACAACTTCACCACCGGTCGCGTCTACGAAGACGTGCTGCGCCGTGAGCGCCGGGGCGACTACCTGGGCGCAACCATCCAGGTCATCCCGCACATCACCGACGAGATCAAGCGTCGCATCATCAAGGGTGCCGGCGACGCCGACGTGGCCCTGGTGGAGGTCGGCGGTACGGTGGGCGACATCGAGTCGCAACCTTTCCTCGAGGCCATCCGCCAGTTGCGCGTGGAAGTCGGCGCCAAGCGCGCCATGCTGATGCACCTGACGCTGGTGCCTTACATCGCCACCGCCGGCGAAACCAAGACCAAGCCAACCCAGCATTCGGTGAAGGAGCTGCGCTCCATCGGCTTGCAGCCGGACGTGCTGGTCTGCCGCTCCGATCGCGCCATCGACGTGTCTTCGCGGCGAAAGATCGCGCTATTCACCAACGTCGAAGAGCGTGCGGTGATCAGCCTGCCGGACGCCGATACCATCTACAAGATTCCGGGCATCCTGCATGCCCAGGGCCTCGATGACTATGTCGTCGAACGTTTCGGTCTCGAATGCCGTGGCGCCGATCTCTCCGAATGGGATCGTGTCGTCGATGCCAAGCTGCATCCAGAGAAGGAAGTCAACATCGCCATGGTCGGCAAGTACATGGAACTTCTGGACGCCTACAAATCTCTGATCGAGGCGATGAGCCACGCTGGCATCCAGAGCCGGACCAAGGTGAACCTGCGTTACATCGACTCCGAGGATATCGAGAACCAGGGCACCGGTCTGCTCGAAGGTGTCGATGCCATCCTCGTGCCAGGCGGTTTCGGCCTGCGCGGCGTCGAGGGCAAGATCGCTACGGTGCGCTACGCCCGCGAGAACAAGATCCCGTATCTGGGCATCTGCCTGGGTATGCAGGTCGCGGTCATCGAGTTCGCCCGTGATGTGCTGGGCTGGTCCGACGCGAACTCCACTGAGTTCGACAAGGACAGCAGCCATCCGGTTGTCGGCTTGATCACCGAGTGGGAAGACGCCAGTGGCGCCGTGGAAACCCGCAGTGATAACTCGGATCTGGGCGGTACCATGCGTCTTGGCGCTCAGGAATGCGGCCTGGAACCGGGCTCGAAGGTATTCGAATGCTACGGCAAGGAGCGCATCGTCGAGCGCCACCGTCATCGCTACGAAGTGAACAACAACCTGCTGCCGCAACTGCAGGCAGCCGGACTGAAGATTACCGGGCGCTCCGGAGACGGTGCGCTGGTGGAAGTGGTCGAGGCTCCGGATCATCCGTGGTTCGTCGCCTGCCAGTTCCACCCTGAATTCACGTCCACGCCGCGCGATGGTCACCCGCTGTTCAGCGGTTTCGTCAACGCAGCGCTGGAATACAAGGCGAAAAAGGCATGA
- a CDS encoding S-(hydroxymethyl)glutathione dehydrogenase/class III alcohol dehydrogenase — MTIKSRAAVAFGPNQPLQIVEVDVAPPKAGEVLIRIVATGVCHTDAYTLSGEDSEGVFPCILGHEGGGIVEAVGEGVTSVAVGDHVIPLYTAECRECKFCKSGKTNLCSSVRATQGKGLMPDGTTRFSYNGEPIYHYMGCSTFSEYTVLPEVSVAKIPKEAPLEKVCLLGCGVTTGIGAVLNTAKVEEGATVAIFGLGGIGLAAIIGAKMAKASRIIAIDINPGKFAIAEELGATDFVNPKDHDKPIQEVIVEMTDGGVDYSFECVGNVQLMRAALECCHKGWGESTIIGVAGAGQEISTRPFQLVTGRVWRGSAFGGVKGRTELPSYVEKAQSGEIPLDTFITHNLPLEQINEAFDLMHEGKSIRTVIHF, encoded by the coding sequence ATGACCATCAAGTCGCGCGCGGCCGTTGCCTTCGGCCCCAACCAGCCCCTGCAGATCGTCGAAGTGGATGTCGCTCCGCCCAAGGCCGGCGAGGTCCTGATCCGTATCGTGGCCACCGGTGTCTGTCATACCGACGCCTACACGCTTTCGGGGGAGGATTCGGAAGGTGTCTTTCCCTGCATTCTTGGCCACGAGGGCGGTGGGATCGTCGAGGCCGTTGGCGAGGGCGTCACCTCGGTGGCGGTCGGCGATCACGTGATCCCGCTCTATACCGCCGAATGCCGCGAGTGCAAGTTCTGCAAGTCCGGCAAGACCAACCTGTGCAGCTCCGTGCGCGCCACCCAGGGCAAGGGCCTGATGCCCGATGGCACCACGCGCTTCAGCTACAACGGCGAGCCGATCTACCACTACATGGGCTGCTCGACCTTCTCCGAGTACACCGTGCTGCCGGAAGTCTCGGTAGCCAAGATTCCCAAGGAGGCGCCGCTGGAAAAGGTCTGCCTGCTGGGCTGCGGCGTGACCACCGGGATCGGTGCCGTACTGAACACCGCCAAGGTGGAGGAAGGCGCTACCGTGGCGATCTTCGGCCTGGGTGGCATCGGCCTGGCGGCGATCATCGGTGCGAAGATGGCCAAGGCCAGCCGGATCATTGCCATCGACATCAACCCGGGCAAGTTCGCTATTGCCGAAGAGCTGGGCGCCACCGATTTCGTCAATCCGAAGGATCACGACAAGCCGATTCAAGAGGTAATCGTCGAGATGACCGATGGCGGTGTCGACTATTCCTTTGAATGCGTTGGCAATGTGCAGCTGATGCGCGCAGCGCTGGAGTGCTGTCACAAGGGTTGGGGCGAGTCGACCATCATCGGTGTCGCCGGCGCGGGCCAGGAAATCAGCACGCGTCCGTTTCAGCTGGTCACCGGGCGCGTCTGGCGCGGTTCGGCATTCGGCGGTGTGAAGGGTCGTACCGAGCTGCCGAGCTATGTGGAGAAGGCGCAGAGCGGCGAGATTCCGCTGGACACCTTCATCACCCACAACCTGCCGCTGGAGCAGATCAACGAAGCGTTCGACCTGATGCATGAAGGCAAGAGCATCCGTACCGTCATCCACTTCTGA
- a CDS encoding acetyl-CoA carboxylase carboxyltransferase subunit alpha, giving the protein MNPNFLDFEQPIADLQAKIEELRLVGNDNSLNIGDEIARLQDKSESLTESIFGNLTSWQIARLARHPQRPYTLDYINHLFTEFEELHGDRHFSDDAAIVGGTARLDGQPVMVIGHQKGREVREKVRRNFGMPRPEGYRKACRLMEMAERFKMPILTFIDTPGAYPGIDAEERNQSEAIAWNLRVMARLKTPIIATVIGEGGSGGALAIGVCDQLNMLQYSTYAVISPEGCASILWRTAEKAPEAAEAMGVTAERLKDLGIVDKVIPEPLGGAHRNPAVMAAAMREQLNSQLHMLKSLDTDALLARRYERLMSYGIA; this is encoded by the coding sequence ATGAACCCGAACTTCCTGGATTTCGAACAGCCGATCGCCGACCTGCAAGCCAAGATCGAAGAATTGCGCCTGGTTGGTAACGACAACTCGCTGAACATCGGCGATGAGATTGCCCGCCTGCAGGACAAGAGCGAGTCGCTCACCGAAAGCATCTTCGGCAATCTGACCAGCTGGCAGATCGCCCGTCTGGCCCGCCACCCGCAGCGGCCCTATACCCTTGACTACATCAATCACCTGTTCACCGAGTTCGAAGAACTGCACGGTGATCGCCATTTCTCCGATGACGCGGCCATCGTTGGCGGTACCGCGCGTCTGGACGGCCAGCCGGTGATGGTCATCGGCCATCAGAAGGGCCGTGAGGTACGTGAGAAAGTGCGTCGCAACTTCGGCATGCCGCGTCCCGAGGGCTACCGCAAGGCCTGCCGCCTGATGGAGATGGCCGAGCGCTTCAAGATGCCGATCCTGACCTTCATCGATACGCCGGGCGCCTACCCGGGGATCGATGCCGAAGAGCGCAACCAGAGCGAGGCCATCGCCTGGAACCTGCGCGTGATGGCGCGACTGAAGACGCCGATCATCGCCACCGTGATTGGCGAGGGCGGTTCTGGCGGTGCGCTGGCGATCGGCGTCTGCGACCAGCTGAACATGCTGCAGTATTCCACCTACGCGGTGATCTCGCCGGAAGGTTGCGCCTCGATTCTCTGGCGTACCGCCGAGAAGGCGCCGGAAGCCGCCGAGGCCATGGGTGTTACCGCCGAGCGCCTGAAGGATCTGGGCATCGTCGACAAGGTGATCCCCGAGCCGCTGGGCGGCGCGCATCGCAATCCGGCCGTCATGGCTGCGGCCATGCGCGAGCAGCTCAACAGCCAGTTGCACATGCTCAAGTCGCTGGACACCGATGCGCTGCTGGCGCGTCGCTATGAGCGTCTGATGAGCTACGGTATCGCCTGA
- the tilS gene encoding tRNA lysidine(34) synthetase TilS: MSLDSLLLSRLAPWRGSSAWWVAFSGGLDSTVLLHALTRLSERQALPVIRAIHVHHGLQAAGDDWPAHCQRVCDQLGVTLEIVRVRVVPGASLERAARDARYQAFSACVGEGELLLTGQHRDDQAETLLFRLLRGAGVRGLAAMPDVRSMGRGSLVRPLLEVSRAELEDYARANGLAWVEDPSNQQLEYSRNFLRRQVLPLLQQRWPRAASNLARTAALMAEAQHLLDELAQQDLAAAQAGSDCRWLNLPSLALAPLRELTSARQRNALRHWLAGLTLAPDENHWAGWECLRDAKPDATPRWRLAGGELQRSGERVWWLPDGWLASVSGPVDWPDPSVELQLPGNGSLRLEGAPPIGRLQIRYRSGGEVMAVSGRGRRDLKRLLNEAAVPAFARKRLPLLYCNGELVAVANLPQLSAGRCALNWCAPGC; the protein is encoded by the coding sequence ATGTCCCTCGATTCCCTTCTCCTTTCCCGTCTTGCTCCGTGGCGCGGCTCATCGGCGTGGTGGGTGGCGTTCTCCGGCGGTCTCGACTCCACCGTTTTGCTGCATGCGTTGACGCGGCTGTCTGAGCGTCAGGCGCTGCCGGTGATTCGTGCGATCCATGTGCATCATGGCCTGCAAGCCGCTGGTGATGACTGGCCGGCACACTGTCAGCGAGTCTGCGACCAACTCGGCGTCACGCTGGAAATCGTGCGTGTGCGGGTGGTTCCCGGTGCCAGTCTGGAGCGGGCTGCGCGCGATGCCCGCTACCAGGCGTTCAGCGCCTGTGTAGGGGAGGGTGAGCTGCTGCTGACCGGGCAGCACCGCGATGACCAGGCCGAGACGCTGCTGTTCCGCCTGTTGCGCGGCGCCGGTGTGCGCGGGCTGGCGGCGATGCCGGATGTGCGATCGATGGGGCGCGGCAGCCTGGTTCGGCCGTTGCTGGAGGTCTCCCGGGCCGAGTTGGAGGATTATGCGCGTGCCAACGGTCTCGCCTGGGTCGAGGATCCCAGCAATCAGCAGCTGGAGTATTCACGCAACTTTCTGCGTCGGCAGGTCTTGCCTTTGCTACAGCAGCGCTGGCCTCGGGCGGCGTCCAACCTGGCGCGTACCGCCGCGCTTATGGCCGAGGCGCAGCACTTGCTCGACGAGCTTGCGCAGCAGGATCTCGCCGCGGCGCAGGCTGGCAGCGATTGCCGATGGTTGAACCTGCCGAGCCTCGCGCTAGCGCCGCTGCGCGAGCTGACATCGGCGCGGCAGCGTAATGCGCTGCGCCATTGGCTGGCAGGGCTGACCTTGGCGCCGGATGAGAATCACTGGGCCGGCTGGGAGTGTCTGCGTGACGCCAAGCCAGATGCCACGCCTCGCTGGCGGCTGGCAGGTGGCGAGCTCCAGCGCAGTGGCGAGCGCGTCTGGTGGCTGCCGGACGGCTGGCTTGCCTCTGTTAGTGGGCCGGTTGACTGGCCCGACCCGTCCGTCGAGCTGCAGCTTCCCGGCAATGGCTCGCTTCGGCTAGAGGGGGCGCCGCCCATTGGCAGGCTGCAGATTCGCTATCGAAGCGGCGGTGAAGTCATGGCTGTGTCCGGTCGCGGCCGGCGCGATCTCAAGCGCCTGCTGAATGAAGCCGCGGTGCCTGCGTTCGCCCGAAAGCGCCTGCCGCTGCTGTATTGCAATGGCGAGTTGGTCGCCGTGGCCAATCTGCCGCAACTGAGCGCTGGCCGGTGCGCCCTGAATTGGTGCGCGCCGGGCTGCTAA
- the kdsA gene encoding 3-deoxy-8-phosphooctulonate synthase, producing the protein MSQKTIRVGNIEIANDKPFVLFGGINVLESRDLAMQACEEYVRVTEKLGIPYVFKASFDKANRSSITSFRGPGLEEGMKIFEEVKKTFGVPVITDVHEPWQAQPVADVCDIIQLPAFLSRQTDLVVAMAKTGAVINIKKAQFLAPQEMKHILKKCEEAGNDQLILCERGSSFGYNNLVVDMLGFGIMKQFEYPVFFDVTHALQMPGGRADSAGGRRAQVTDLAKAGLSQGLAGLFLEAHPDPDNAKCDGPCALRLNKLEAFLTQLKQLDDLVKNFPPIETA; encoded by the coding sequence ATGAGTCAGAAGACCATCCGCGTAGGCAACATCGAGATCGCCAACGACAAGCCGTTCGTGCTGTTCGGTGGCATCAATGTCCTAGAGTCCCGTGACCTGGCCATGCAGGCCTGCGAAGAGTACGTGCGGGTGACCGAGAAGCTCGGCATTCCCTACGTTTTCAAGGCGAGCTTCGACAAGGCCAACCGCTCCTCGATCACTTCGTTCCGCGGCCCGGGTCTGGAAGAGGGGATGAAGATCTTCGAGGAAGTGAAGAAGACCTTCGGCGTGCCGGTCATCACCGACGTACATGAGCCGTGGCAGGCGCAGCCGGTGGCCGATGTCTGCGACATCATCCAGCTGCCGGCCTTCCTCTCGCGGCAGACCGACCTGGTGGTGGCGATGGCCAAGACCGGTGCGGTGATCAACATCAAGAAAGCACAGTTCCTCGCACCGCAGGAGATGAAGCACATCCTCAAGAAGTGCGAGGAGGCCGGCAACGACCAGCTGATTCTTTGCGAACGTGGCTCGTCCTTCGGTTACAACAACCTGGTCGTCGACATGCTCGGCTTCGGCATCATGAAGCAGTTCGAGTATCCGGTGTTCTTTGACGTCACCCATGCCCTGCAGATGCCCGGCGGTCGCGCCGACTCGGCCGGTGGTCGTCGTGCCCAGGTCACCGATCTGGCCAAGGCCGGCCTGTCCCAGGGGCTGGCCGGGCTGTTCCTGGAAGCGCACCCGGATCCTGACAATGCCAAGTGCGACGGCCCGTGCGCGCTGCGCTTGAACAAGCTCGAAGCTTTCCTCACCCAGCTCAAGCAGCTGGATGATCTGGTCAAGAATTTCCCGCCAATCGAAACTGCTTGA